The sequence TGGCGCGCACTCGTACCCGTAATACGGCTAGGTACAATTTTACCCGTCTCTGAAATATAATTTTTTAAGACATGCATGTCTTTATAATCAATGCTAGCAGCCCCTTCAGTAGTGAAGCGACAAGCTTTCTTTCCACGATGATGACGTGACATAATCATTCTCCTCGTTATGCGTCTTGGCGAGCGTCTGCTTCAGCCGATCTGGGTTTATTGACCTTTTGCGCTTCTTTGGTACGCAACATAGGGGAATCTTCTGTGACAGCAGCATCCATCGCCAACACTAAGTGACGAAGCACTGCATCATTAAATTTGAAGTTGTGCTCAAGGTCAGCCAAGGTTTTTTGGTCGCACTCAATGTTGAACAACAAATAATGTGCCTTGTGAAGCTTATTAATAGGGTAAGCCAACTGACGACGACCCCAATCTTCTTGGCGATGCACATGACCTTTGCCATCTTGAATCAATTTTGTGTAACGAGCGATCATATTAGATACTTGATCGGACTGATCCGGATGGACCAAAAAGACAATTTCATAATGTCTCATGCGTTTTCCTTTCGGTTATAGCACCCGCGCTAGGGCGTGGTGCAAGGTTATATAAAACGAGCGCATTCTAATCAAATCTTGCGCAGAATGCAAT comes from marine bacterium B5-7 and encodes:
- the rpsF gene encoding 30S ribosomal protein S6 encodes the protein MRHYEIVFLVHPDQSDQVSNMIARYTKLIQDGKGHVHRQEDWGRRQLAYPINKLHKAHYLLFNIECDQKTLADLEHNFKFNDAVLRHLVLAMDAAVTEDSPMLRTKEAQKVNKPRSAEADARQDA
- the rpsR gene encoding 30S ribosomal protein S18, which translates into the protein MSRHHRGKKACRFTTEGAASIDYKDMHVLKNYISETGKIVPSRITGTSARHQRLLARAIKLSRYLALMPYCDQH